A genome region from Cervus canadensis isolate Bull #8, Minnesota chromosome 10, ASM1932006v1, whole genome shotgun sequence includes the following:
- the DEFB119 gene encoding beta-defensin 119 isoform X1 — MKFIFLFLAILLAMEPVVSEEECWMKGKCRLVCKNDEDSVTRCSNRKRRHMLRCMGDLGICRPACRQSEEPYLYCRNYQSCCLPSYVRIDISGKEGKNDWSRENRWPKVS, encoded by the exons ATGAagtttattttcctgtttcttgccATCCTTCTGGCCATGGAACCAGTGGTATCAG AGGAAGAATGTTGGATGAAGGGAAAATGCCGGTTGGTGTGCAAAAATGATGAAGACAGTGTCACACGCTGCTCAAATCGTAAACG ACGTCACATGCTTCGATGCATGGGTGACTTGGGAATCTGTAGACCCGCTTGCAGACAGTCTGAAGAGCCCTACCTCTATTGCAGAAATTATCAATCCTGCTGCCTCCCTTCCTATGTAAGGATAGACATTTCTGGCAAAGAGGGGAAAAATGACTGGAGCCGAGAGAATCGCTGGCCAAAAGTATCTTGA
- the DEFB119 gene encoding beta-defensin 119 isoform X2: MKFIFLFLAILLAMEPVVSGRRHMLRCMGDLGICRPACRQSEEPYLYCRNYQSCCLPSYVRIDISGKEGKNDWSRENRWPKVS; the protein is encoded by the exons ATGAagtttattttcctgtttcttgccATCCTTCTGGCCATGGAACCAGTGGTATCAG gCAGACGTCACATGCTTCGATGCATGGGTGACTTGGGAATCTGTAGACCCGCTTGCAGACAGTCTGAAGAGCCCTACCTCTATTGCAGAAATTATCAATCCTGCTGCCTCCCTTCCTATGTAAGGATAGACATTTCTGGCAAAGAGGGGAAAAATGACTGGAGCCGAGAGAATCGCTGGCCAAAAGTATCTTGA
- the DEFB119 gene encoding beta-defensin 119 isoform X3: MKFIFLFLAILLAMEPVVSEEECWMKGKCRLVCKNDEDSVTRCSNRKRCCILSRYLTIVPMTIDRMLPWTTPQVKQETES, from the exons ATGAagtttattttcctgtttcttgccATCCTTCTGGCCATGGAACCAGTGGTATCAG AGGAAGAATGTTGGATGAAGGGAAAATGCCGGTTGGTGTGCAAAAATGATGAAGACAGTGTCACACGCTGCTCAAATCGTAAACGGTGCTGTATCCTTAGTCGTTATTTGACAATCGTACCAATGACAATTGATCGAATGCTCCCTTGGACCACTCCTCAAGTGAAACAAGAAACAGAGAGTTAA